From the genome of Salipiger abyssi:
TTGCCCGCCGGAAAGCTTACCAGTTCGCAGGTCAGGCCCCAAGGCGTCCGGAAATAGATCCAGGTCTGCCCGCCGCTCGGGCCTGCATCACGGACCACCGGCGTTCCCAGCAGCTCGACACCGTGACGACGGAGGCAGGCAAGCGCGGCTGCGAAATCGTCGACATAAAAGGCCAGGTGGTGGCCGCCGACATCGCTGTTGGCGGGCAGTGTGCGGGCCTGATCCGGCGCGGAATACTGGAAAAGTTCGAGATTGGCGCCGTTTGCGCAGCGCATGAAGGCGAGCCGTTCCATCACCGTGCCCGGCGGCACCGCAAGCTGGCGTTCGATCCAGCCGTCCTGCGAGGCGAAGGGGCCGAGCTCGTAGATCTTTTCCCAGCCGAAGACGGAGGAGAAAAACCCGACGGCCTGATCGAGATCGGGCACTGTGAGGCCGATATGTTCGATGCCGCGGCAGCCGGGGACGACATCGGGCTTGGTGCTGTCCTTGCTCATGACCGTTGCTCCGCCAAAATCGCCGCCTCGCGCCGCTCCTCCCAGGCCTGACCGGGCAGGGCGGCGACAAGCGCCTGTGTGTAGGGGTCCCGGGGCTGAAGCAGCACGTCATGCGCGCTGCCGCGTTCCACGATCCGGCCGCGATGCATGACGACGAGATTGTCCGAGATCTGGCAGGCGACGCGCAAGTCGTGGGTGATGAAGATCAGCCCCAGATCGTATTCGCCTTGCAGATCTGCCAGCAGGTCCAGAACCTTGGCCTGCACCGACACATCCAGCGCCGAGACGCTCTCGTCGGCGACAAGCACGCGCGGCGACATCGCCAGCGCCCGGGCGATGCCGATCCTCTGCCGCTGCCCGCCGGAGAATTCATGCGGGAAGCGGGTCAGCGCGCTTTCGTCCAGCCCGACGCGCGAGATCAGGCGGCGGGCATCCTCCATGGCCTGCGCACGGGAGACGCCGGCGGCCAATGGCCCGGCGGTGATGCTGCGCGCCACTGTATGCTGCGGGTTCAGCGAGGAATAGGGATCCTGAAAGATCATCTGGATGACGCGCCGCTTGGGCCGGAAGGCGCGGACCGACATATGTGTGACATCCTCGCCGTCGAGCAGATACTGTCCGCTATCGGGCTCTTCGAGCTTGACCAGAAGCTTCGCGACAGTGGATTTTCCGGAGCCGGATTCCCCGACGACGGAGAGGGTCTCGCCGGCCCTGAGGTCGAAGGAGACATCGTTCACCGCATGCACCGCGCGATGCTTGCCGCCGGGCTTGCCATAGATCTTGTTGAGGTTTTTCACGCTGAGCAGCGGCGGGGTATCGAACGGCCGGGCGTCCTTGGGGATCATCATCGGTACGGCGTCGATCAGCTGTCGTGTATAGGCGTGTTTCGGCGCCTCCAGCACCTCGGCGACGGCGCCCTCTTCCAGCGTTTCGCCATGGCGCATCACGATCACCCGGTCGGCGAGTTCGGCGACCACACCGATATCGTGGGTGATCATCATGATCCCCATGCCCTTTTCGTCCCGGATGCGCTTCATCAGATCGAGGATCTGGGCCTGTGTGGTGACGTCCAGCGCCGTGGTCGGCTCGTCGGCAATTAGCAGGTCGGGTTCGAGCGCGAGCGCCATGGCGATCATCACGCGCTGGCGCTGGCCGCCGGAGAGGCGGAACGGATAGCTGCTCCGGATGGTCTCGGGCTCGGGCAGGCCGACGAACGCCAGAAGCTGGAGCACGCGGGCGCGGATATCGGTGAAGTCGCTGCCCGGATGCACCTTCATCACCTCAGCGATCTGGTCGCCGATCCGCATCAGCGGGTTCAGCGCCGACAGCGGTTCCTGAAAGATCATCGCAACCTCGCGCCCGCGCAGGTCGCGCAGGGTGGATCTGGACTGGCGCAGCAGGTTGCGGTCGTTCAGCCGGATATGCTCTGCGCCAAAGCGCAGGCTTTTCGGCAGCAGCCCCATCACCGCGTTGGCCGTCATGGATTTGCCGGACCCGCTTTCGCCGACGATGCAGAGGATCTCGCCCTTTTCGATGCTCAGATCCATGTCGTGCACGGCAAAGGGCCGGTCGGCGCCATCGGGCAGCCGGACGCTGAGCTTGCCGATATTTAGAACGTCTGTTGCGTGCCGGGTCATGCCTTGCGCTCCCCATGAGCTTGCGGGTTGAGGGCTTTTTCAAAGCCTTCGCCGATCAGGTTGACGGCGACGACGGTGACGACGATGGCGAGGCCCGGAAAGACGCTCAGCCACCAGGCGTCCCGCAGCATCGTGCGCGAGGCGCCGATCATGTATCCCCACGAGATCATGTTGCGATCTCCGAGGCCGAGGAAGGACAGCGCGCTTTCGGTCAGGATCGCGGTCGCCACCATGAGCGAGGCCATGACGACGATGGGCGAGACCGCGTTCGGCAGGATATGCCGGAAGATCAGCGCGCCCTCGCTCTCGCCGAGCACGATCCCCGCCTTGACGAATTCGCGGGTCTTGAGGCTCATCACTTCGCCGCGCACGAGG
Proteins encoded in this window:
- a CDS encoding VOC family protein produces the protein MSKDSTKPDVVPGCRGIEHIGLTVPDLDQAVGFFSSVFGWEKIYELGPFASQDGWIERQLAVPPGTVMERLAFMRCANGANLELFQYSAPDQARTLPANSDVGGHHLAFYVDDFAAALACLRRHGVELLGTPVVRDAGPSGGQTWIYFRTPWGLTCELVSFPAGKAYERVSDRLLWQPQPL
- a CDS encoding dipeptide ABC transporter ATP-binding protein, with the translated sequence MTRHATDVLNIGKLSVRLPDGADRPFAVHDMDLSIEKGEILCIVGESGSGKSMTANAVMGLLPKSLRFGAEHIRLNDRNLLRQSRSTLRDLRGREVAMIFQEPLSALNPLMRIGDQIAEVMKVHPGSDFTDIRARVLQLLAFVGLPEPETIRSSYPFRLSGGQRQRVMIAMALALEPDLLIADEPTTALDVTTQAQILDLMKRIRDEKGMGIMMITHDIGVVAELADRVIVMRHGETLEEGAVAEVLEAPKHAYTRQLIDAVPMMIPKDARPFDTPPLLSVKNLNKIYGKPGGKHRAVHAVNDVSFDLRAGETLSVVGESGSGKSTVAKLLVKLEEPDSGQYLLDGEDVTHMSVRAFRPKRRVIQMIFQDPYSSLNPQHTVARSITAGPLAAGVSRAQAMEDARRLISRVGLDESALTRFPHEFSGGQRQRIGIARALAMSPRVLVADESVSALDVSVQAKVLDLLADLQGEYDLGLIFITHDLRVACQISDNLVVMHRGRIVERGSAHDVLLQPRDPYTQALVAALPGQAWEERREAAILAEQRS